A single window of Colletes latitarsis isolate SP2378_abdomen chromosome 4, iyColLati1, whole genome shotgun sequence DNA harbors:
- the LOC143341427 gene encoding CREB-binding protein isoform X9 — MADHLVDGPPNKRPKLGDPFQGTSDSADYITNTDMFDLENDLPDDLLSSGSWGSATESAKPPATGPGPGQQNGALDSELRQHVQQQQQQLSHHLIQQQCLLKQGNKNLVANSLVMAAGTLGNKSPNMQSPPNVSVSKVVDPQMVVSLGNLPSSIASSLANNQMSIANSMGGLQSSMSMAGSNPTMSMSGGMNSGLVMTSTASGNNNMGGMAGGSLIVTNSLNKQSLNTVTMMSSNTQGIHHPSGPHSVAQMQNGPGIMNTRAVAMQQQQAHMVSAAARGQSPHQQVHQVGIGPGQGGPRMQAPPNMANMPNMGQIGASSPYSYASPGSGPGPGVTVCTNSPVGVVAPQQKGVGTNMTAMQAGRFGTTGPIGSATVVGGPEGGMAQQAQPPAPSPAQSQSGAPTGVQSGPQQATQGQISGTGAPAGATKSTADPEKRKLIQQQLVLLLHAHKCQRRESQANGDVWQCTLPDCKTMKNVLNHMTACQAGKNCTVPHCSSSRQIISHWKHCNRNDCPVCLPLKQANKNKTTNAAAASTSQPNSQPNPSATEMRRAYDALGIQCPTTTPGLGPGQCVTRRIPAPGMQGATGTMGNVRLAQPQTQAASGQSVVGAGQQVVAPNVSLPLSSDSNTVGVAGNQAASTSGVTPAAAAAAVNIQQSVNVHQLFGLNDSGQLNVAAENRLASPQLPVGAQQSQVTATPMPGTKEWHQSVTPDLRNHLVHKLVQAIFPTPDPNAMLDKRMHNLVAYARKVEGDMYEMANSRSEYYHLLAEKIYKIQKELEEKRQKRKEQQQLQAQQQQQQPQPGSSGTAGPGLRPCAPPGVGTVPPSRPVGTVTPSLRSHSPGMAQLGTLPTMGIPHNRMQFSQQQAQQQQQQVQGQAQTKVQVQQQMQQQQQQQQQQQQQQQQQQGILVGPPGPSPNGQTSSNPNVVPNPGLSPFGQPQMSQANLTTTTTSATTSQFPTSNGTSGLPNSSPVQSQHQFPDLMKVRMAQAQAAIAHKHQQQQQQQQQQQQQQQQQQPPPQPQQQQNQSQPQQPTSTSNQSSAATSMPQAPSPFNNMQQQSNQQQSQQFNNNRPLPSVSTSNDSGISTSTPQTIPPPASSGPSPGPVTTNGPQSTTSTPNTPLVPSLMTPNQTVSSANQTPPHPGTTPSPAGLASLGKGMTSQERAALNAPRASSMSSQMAAITAALDRDNSPSPPMNNNKGKLDSIKEESMKMEIKQEDGSENHRMDGGKSVNNDMSIKTEIKTEAMEEGSGEGITKEESSGIKEEPVTPMSSQDTTPDIKPLVPEPIQSSGTSTDKKRLCLFKPDELRQALMPTLEKLYRQDPDSIPFRQPVDPQALGIPDYFDIVKKPMDLSTIKRKLDTGQYSDPWEYVDDVWMMFDNAWLYNRKTSRVYRYCTKLSEVFEQEIDPVMQALGYCCGRKYTFNPQVLCCYGKQLCTIPRDAKYYSYQNSLKAYGLVSDRYTFCQKCFNDIPGDTVTLGDDPTQPQTAIKKEQFQEMKNDHLELEPFVVCTDCGRKVHQICVLHMESIWPLGFTCDNCLKKKGQKRKENKFNAKRLPVTKLGTYIETRVNNFLKKKEAGAGEVAIRVVASSDKVVEVKPGMRSRFVENGDMPGEFPYRAKALFAFEEVDGTDVCFFGMHVQEYGSECTPPNTRRVYIAYLDSVHFFRPRQFRTAVYHEILLGYLDYAKQLGYTMAHIWACPPSEGDDYIFHCHPQEQKIPKPKRLQEWYKKMLDKGMVERIVLDYKDILKQAMEDKLSSAADLPYFEGDFWPNVLEESIKELDQEEEEKRKQAEAAEAAAANAIFSLSEDSETGPDGKKKGQKKAKKSNKSKANQRKNSKKSNTPQTGNDLSAKIFATMEKHKEVFFVIRLHSAQSAASLAPIQDPDPVINCDLMDGRDAFLTMARERHYEFSSLRRAKFSSMSMLYELHNQGQDKFVYTCNNCKSHVETRYHCTVCDDFDLCISCKEKDGHPHHMEKLGLDLDDGSSPADAKQANPQEARKLSIQRCIQSLVHACQCRDANCRLPSCQKMKRVVTHTKVCKRKTNGGCPICKQLIALCCYHAKHCQETKCLVPFCSNIKHKLKQQQLQQRLQQAQLLRRRMAVMNTRPTGPVGAMQTGQQTSNVTMPTGVAMKPGVSPTNLPSPHQPGIGLKPGTQTPPAHVLQVVKQVQEEAARQQAPHVGYGKVTPGGGVGVGVGVGGQTGGVMPPPQMQRPMPVQMANPSGTHLIPMDQWTPSRYQTSAVMQQNPGLRQQTPQQLMQQQQQHQGQPGMGMGGQMPRQPGVIGGPVSQVGPQAQNNMHKHVLQQLMQTLKNPHTPEQQNQILQILKSNPPIMAAFIKQRALALQQQSGQYGGGVGGPLGPNQPQQQPGLQHMMSQQQQQQQQQQQHQQQQQQQQQHQQQQQQQQGRMQIQAMLNQQQQQQQQQQQQQQQQQPVQQQPQWYKQQMLVMQQRQQQAQQQQQQQQQQQQQQPFTQPPAPPYGQQRPIRPSLLGKSHLIPDKMRFVEPLGSWSNVCHDSAYSSSGYSGFSEQGYGQPGLKPTPPPIPSPQGVMGPPGISVQQQLMQSVRSPPPIRSPQPNPSPRPVPSPRNQPVPSPRSGPVPSPHHHPPHGTPTHSPAHELGGPSEMMLSQLNGGTGTPTGHPGTMPHHPSPAPPPTSGTDSSEVTPMTPQDQLSKFVEGL, encoded by the exons ATGGCCGACCACCTGGTGGACGGCCCGCCGAACAAGCGGCCGAAGCTTGGAGATCCTTTTCAAGGGACTTCGGACTCCGCGG ATTACATAACAAACACAGATATGTTTGATCTTGAAAATGATCTACCCGACGATCTATTATCATCGGGGTCTTGGGGTTCCGCAACCGAGAGCGCTAAACCACCAGCAACAGGCCCAGGTCCAGGGCAGCAAAATGGTGCCCTTGACTCGGAACTTCGACAGCAtgtacagcaacaacaacaacaactttCGCATCATCTAATACAACAACAA TGTCTTTTGAAACAGGGTAACAAGAATTTGGTTGCTAACTCTTTAGTAATGGCTGCTGGAACCTTGGGTAACAAAAGTCCAAATATGCAATCTCCGCCGAATGTTTCTGTCTCTAAAGTAGTTGATCCACAAATGGTTGTGAGTCTGGGAAATTTACCAAGTAGCATAGCCAGTTCTTTGGCAAACAATCAAATGTCTATTGCAAATTCTATGGGAGGCCTTCAATCGTCGATGAGCATGGCAGGTAGTAATCCTACCATGTCAATGTCAGGTGGAATGAATTCTGGCCTAGTTATGACCAGCACTGCTAGTGGAAATAATAATATGGGTGGAATGGCAGGTGGAAGTTTAATTGTGACCAACAGTTTAAATAAACAGTCTTTAAATACT GTAACCATGATGAGCTCTAATACTCAAGGAATTCATCATCCTAGCGGGCCGCATAGCGTTGCTCAAATGCAGAATGGACCTGGAATAATGAACACCAGAGCTGTAGCAATGCAACAACAACAAGCGCATATGGTTAGTGCTGCAGCAAGAGGTCAAAGTCCGCATCAACAAGTACATCAAGTTGGTATTGGTCCTGGGCAAGGAGGTCCACGAATGCAGGCTCCTCCAAACATGGCAAATATGCCAAATATGGGACAAATCGGCGCATCCAGTCCCTATAGTTACG CATCTCCAGGTAGTGGACCAGGGCCTGGTGTTACCGTATGTACTAATAGTCCTGTTGGAGTTGTCGCGCCACAACAAAAAGGAGTAGGGACAAACATGACTGCCATGCAAGCTGGTAGATTTGGAACTACAGGACCCATTGGTTCTGCTACTGTTGTGGGTGGTCCAGAAGGTGGTATGGCGCAACAAGCTCAACCTCCTGCTCCAAGTCCAGCTCAATCTCAATCCGGTGCACCAACAGGAGTGCAATCTGGTCCACAACAAGCTACTCAGGGCCAAATATCTGGTACCGGTGCTCCAGctg GTGCTACAAAATCAACCGCCGATCCAGAAAAACGTAAACTTATTCAACAACAATTAGTTCTTTTGCTTCATGCGCATAAGTGTCAACGTCGAGAAAGCCAAGCTAACGGCGACGTTTGGCAATGTACATTGCCAGATTGTAAAACAATGAAGAACGTGTTGAACCATATGACTGCTTGTCAAGCAGGGAAAAATTGTACAGTGCCACACTGTAGTTCTTCGAGACAAATTATTAGTCATTGGAAACATTGTAACCGCAACGACTGTCCTGTGTGCTTACCCTTGAAACAagctaataaaaataaaactacaAACGCTGCTGCGGCATCTACGTCACAACCAAATAGTCAACCAAATCCGAGTGCAACCGAGATGAGAAGAGCATATGATGCTTTGGGTATTCAATGCCCTACGACAACGCCTGGTTTAGGACCTGGTCAGTGTGTTACTAGAAGAATACCTGCACCAGGTATGCAAGGAGCAACCGGGACAATGGGAAACGTCAGGCTAGCTCAACCTCAAACTCAAGCTGCTTCGGGTCAATCTGTGGTTGGTGCCGGGCAGCAAGTAGTTGCACCAAATGTATCTCTTCCTTTAAGTTCTGATTCTAATACTGTCGGGGTAGCTGGTAATCAGGCCGCGTCCACTAGTGGAGTTACACCTGCTGCAGCAGCGGCTGCTGTAAACATACAGCAATCGGTTAATGTGCAtcaattatttggtttaaacgATTCAGGGCAGCTCAATGTTGCGGCTGAAAATAGGCTAGCTAGCCCTCAACTTCCAGTTGGAGCTCAACAAAGTCAAGTAACAGCAACGCCGATGCCAGGAACGAAGGAGTGGCATCAATCCGTAACTCCAGATCTTAGaaatcatcttgttcataaaTTGGTTCAAGCAATATTTCCAACTCCCGATCCAAATGCTATGCTTGATAAAAGGATGCATAATTTGGTTGCGTATGCAAGGAAAGTTGAAGGTGATATGTATGAGATGGCTAATTCTAGATCAGAGTATTACCATTTACTTgctgaaaaaatatataagatTCAAAAGGAATTAGAGGAGAAGCGTCAAAAGCGGAAAGAACAGCAACAGTTACAggcgcaacagcaacagcaacaacctCAACCTGGGTCGTCCGGAACAGCTGGTCCGGGTTTGAGGCCGTGTGCTCCACCTGGCGTCGGAACTGTTCCACCATCGCGACCAGTTGGAACAGTTACTCCTAGTTTGCGTAGTCATTCACCGGGCATGGCTCAACTTGGAACTTTACCTACAATGGGCATTCCGCACAATAGAATGCAATTTTCTCAACAACAAgcccaacaacaacaacaacaggtgCAGGGTCAGGCCCAAACCAAAGTCCAAGTTCAGCAACAaatgcagcagcagcagcagcaacaacaacaacagcagcagcagcagcagcagcaacaaggaATTTTAGTTGGTCCACCGGGCCCTAGTCCAAACGGACAAACATCTTCTAACCCTAACGTCGTTCCAAATCCTGGTCTCAGCCCTTTCGGACAACCACAAATGTCACAAGCAAATTTAACAACTACTACCACATCTGCAACAACTAGTCAATTTCCAACCTCGAATGGCACTTCCGGTTTACCTAACAGTTCTCCTGTACAAAGTCAACATCAATTTCCCGACCTAATGAAAGTTAGAATGGCACAAGCTCAAGCAGCAATCGCGCATAAAcatcaacaacaacagcagcagcagcagcaacagcaacagcagcagcagcagcagcagccacCACCACAACCACAGCAACAGCAAAATCAGTCACAGCCACAACAACCGACAAGCACTTCTAATCAAAGCTCTGCGGCAACATCAATGCCTCAAGCACCATCACCGTTCAATAATATGCAGCAACAAAGTAATCAACAACAAAGTCAACAATTCAACAATAATCGGCCTCTACCATCCGTTTCAACGTCCAATGATAGCGGTATCAGCACGTCAACACCTCAAACAATACCACCTCCTGCGTCTAGCGGGCCTAGTCCCGGTCCAGTGACAACAAACGGACCTCAATCTACAACTTCCACACCTAATACACCGCTAGTTCCTTCATTGATGACTCCAAATCAAACAGTTTCTTCCGCCAACCAAACACCACCTCATCCTGGCACTACACCATCCCCCGCTGGTCTCGCAAGCCTAGGAAAAGGGATGACATCTCAGGAGAGGGCTGCACTAAATGCGCCGAGAGCTTCGTCTATGTCTTCGCAAATGGCCGCTATTACGGCTGCTTTAGATCGTGATAATTCTCCTAGTCCACCGATGAATAACAATAAAGGAAAACTGGATTCTATTAAAGAGGAGAGTATGAAAATGGAAATCAAACAAGAGGATGGTTCTGAGAATCATAGAATGGATGGTGGTAAAAGTGTAAACAACGATATGTCTATTAAAACTGAAATCAAAACAGAAGCAATGGAAGAAGGATCTGGGGAGGGTATCACGAAAGAAGAATCTTCCGGTATCAAGGAAGAGCCAGTGACACCGATGTCCAGTCAGGACACAACACCGGACATCAAACCATTAGTTCCTGAGCCGATACAGTCGAGCGGAACATCGACGGACAAGAAACGGTTGTGTTTGTTTAAACCCGACGAATTGCGTCAAGCACTGATGCCAACATTAGAAAAACTTTACCGTCAGGATCCGGATTCTATACCGTTTAGACAACCGGTTGACCCGCAAGCATTAGGAATCCCAGATTACTTTGACATCGTTAAAAAACCAATGGATCTTTCGACGATCAAAAGAAAATTAGATACGGGACAATACAGTGATCCATGGGAATATGTCGATGATGTGTGGATGATGTTTGACAATGCGTGGCTTTACAATCGTAAAACCTCGCGTGTTTACAGATATTGCACAAAG CTTTCGGAAGTTTTTGAACAAGAGATAGATCCTGTAATGCAGGCTCTAGGATATTGTTGCGGAAGGAAATACACGTTCAATCCGCAAGTTTTATGCTGTTACGGGAAACAGCTCTGTACAATACCGAGAGACGCAAAGTACTACTCCTATCAGAATAG TCTAAAGGCATATGGTCTTGTTTCCGACAGATACACCTTCTGTCAGAAATGTTTCAACGACATTCCTGGTGACACTGTGACGTTAGGAGACGATCCAACGCAACCTCAGAC TGCCATTAAAAAGGAACAGTTCCAGGAAATGAAGAACGATCATTTGGAATTGGAGCCTTTTGTTGTGTGTACAGATTGCGGTAGGAAAGTGCATCAAATCTGCGTGCTTCACATGGAATCAATTTGGCCGCTAGG GTTTACTTGTGataattgtttaaaaaagaaaGGACAGAAACGCAAAGAGAATAAATTTAATGCTAAACGTTTACCAGTTACAAAATTGGGCACTTATATCGAAACACGAGTAAATAACTTCTTAAAGAAAAAGGAAGCTGGTGCCGGCGAAGTCGCGATTAGAGTCGTAGCGTCAAGCGATAAAGTGGTCGAAGTAAAGCCTGGAATGAGAAGTAGATTTGTAGAAAACGGTGATATGCCTGGCGAATTTCCGTATAGAGCGAAAGCGCTGTTTGCATTTGAAGAGGTTGACGGCACCGATGTATGTTTTTTCGGCATGCATGTGCAAGAGTATGGCAGTGAATGTACACCACCTAATACCAGAAGAGTCTATATCGCGTACTTGGATTCCGTACACTTTTTCCGGCCTAGACAATTCCGAACAGCAGTCTATCACGAAATACTTCTTGGATATTTGGATTACGCGAAGCAACTCGG ATACACCATGGCTCATATCTGGGCTTGCCCACCTTCTGAAGGAGATGATTATATTTTTCACTGCCACCCCCAAGAACAAAAGATTCCAAAGCCTAAGAGATTACAGGAATGGTACAAGAAAATGTTAGATAAAGGCATGGTCGAGAGGATCGTACTTGATTACAAA GATATTTTGAAACAAGCAATGGAAGACAAATTGTCGTCAGCTGCCGATTTACCATATTTTGAGGGTGATTTTTGGCCCAATGTTTTAGAAGAAAGTATCAAGGAATTAGATCAAGAAGAGGAAGAAAAACGTAAACAAGCTGAAGCTGCCGAAGCCGCCGCCGCCAATGCG ATTTTCTCGTTATCGGAAGATTCTGAAACAGGTCCGGATGGAAAAAAGAaaggacagaaaaaggccaaaaaGTCTAACAAATCCAAAGCGAATCAAAGAAAAAACAGTAAAAAATCTAATACTCCTCAAACAGGAAATGacctttcggcaaaaatttttgcGACCATGGAGAAACATAAGGAAGTGTTTTTTGTTATCAGGTTGCATAGTGCTCAAAGTGCAGCCAGTTTAGCA CCCATTCAGGATCCTGATCCCGTTATTAATTGTGACCTTATGGATGGTCGTGATGCTTTTCTTACAATGGCTAGAGAAAGACATTACGAATTCTCTTCTTTGAGACGTGCGAAATTTAGTTCTATGTCCATGTTGTATGAATTGCACAACCAAGGCCAAGATAAATTTGTCTATACTTGTAATAACTGTAAGAGTCATGTAGAAACAAGATATCACTGTACGGTTTGTGAT GACTTTGACCTGTGTATAAGTTGTAAAGAGAAAGATGGTCATCCTCATCATATGGAGAAACTTGGTTTAGATTTAGATGATGGTTCATCGCCGGCCGATGCAAAGCAAGCAAATCCAcag GAGGCTCGTAAACTGTCGATACAAAGATGTATTCAATCGTTGGTACATGCGTGCCAGTGCAGAGATGCTAACTGTCGCCTACCCAGCTGTCAAAAGATGAAGAGAGTAGTAACGCATACAAAGGTTTGCAAGCGAAAGACGAATGGTGGCTGTCCAATATGTAAACAATTGATAGCGCTATGCTGTTACCATGCTAAACACTGCCAGGAGACTAAATGTCTAGTCCCGTTCTGCTCGAACATCAAACACAAGTTGAAGCAACAACAGCTTCAACAACGGTTACAGCAAGCGCAATTGTTGAG AAGAAGAATGGCTGTGATGAATACCCGACCAACGGGTCCTGTAGGAGCAATGCAAACTGGACAGCAAACTTCGAATGTTACTATGCCAACTGGTGTTGCTATGAAACCAGGAGTTAGCCCCACTAATTTACCTTCGCCGCACCAACCTGGAATAGGGCTGAAACCTGGCACACAAACACCACCTGCGCATGTTCTTCAGGTTGTTAAACAGGTACAAGAAGAAGCTGCAAGACAACAGGCGCCGCACGTAGGTTATGGCAAAGTAACGCCAGGCGGTGGTGTCGGTGTTGGAGTTGGCGTGGGAGGACAAACAGGTGGAGTGATGCCTCCACCACAAATGCAACGGCCGATGCCCGTccaaatggcaaatcccagtggtaCTCATCTCATTCCAATGGATCAGTGGACACCAAG CAGGTATCAAACGAGTGCGGTGATGCAACAAAATCCTGGTTTAAGGCAACAAACTCCGCAGCAATTAAtgcagcaacaacagcaacacCAGGGACAACCAGGAATGGGAATGGGAGGACAAATGCCGAGACAACCAGGCGTTATCGGTGGTCCGGTTAGTCAGGTTGGGCCGCAGGCTCAAAATAACATGCACAAGCATGTATTGCAGCAACTTATGCAGACTCTTAAGAATCCCCATACTCCCGAGCAACAAAACCAAATACTTCAAATACTCAAAAGTAATCCACCGATAATGGCCGCTTTCATCAAGCAACGG gcGCTTGCCCTTCAGCAACAAAGTGGTCAGTACGGCGGTGGAGTTGGGGGACCTCTGGGTCCTAATCAGCCGCAACAACAACCTGGTTTGCAGCATATGATGTctcaacagcaacagcagcagcagcagcaacaacaacaccagcagcagcagcagcagcagcaacaacatcagcagcagcagcagcagcagcaaggtAGAATGCAGATACAAGCGATGCTGaatcaacagcagcagcagcagcagcagcaacaacaacagcagcagcagcagcagcctgTTCAGCAGCAACCGCAGTGGTACAAACAGCAAATGCTGGTGATGCAGCAGAGACAGCAGCAGgctcaacaacaacagcagcagcagcaacaacaacaacagcagcaaccGTTCACACAACCACCGGCGCCTCCTTATGGTCAACAGCGACCAATAAGGCCGTCCCTTCTCGGTAAGAGTCATTTGATTCCCGACAAAATGAGATTCGTCGAGCCGCTTGGTTCGTGGTCTAACGTTTGCCACGATTCCGCGTATTCTTCCTCAGGTTACAGTGGCTTTAGTGAACAAGGCTACGGTCAACCCGGTTTAAAACCAACTCCACCTCCGATACCTTCTCCGCAAGGTGTGATGGGACCTCCAGGGATCTCTGTACAGCAACAGCTCATGCAGTCCGTTCGATCTCCGCCACCTATTCGATCTCCTCAACCAAATCCTTCTCCGCGACCGGTTCCATCCCCGCGTAATCAACCAGTTCCTTCGCCTCGATCAGGGCCGGTACCATCACCTCATCATCATCCACCTCATGGTACGCCGACGCATTCACCGGCTCATGAACTCGGCGGTCCAAGCGAAATGATGCTCTCACAGTTGAACGGCGGCACGGGCACGCCAACAGGTCATCCGGGGACCATGCCTCATCACCCATCTCCGGCTCCACCGCCTACTAGTGGCACAGACTCCAGTGAAGTGACGCCTATGACGCCACAAGACCAACTCTCGAAATTTGTCGAAGGATTGTAG